A stretch of the Myxococcus guangdongensis genome encodes the following:
- a CDS encoding DUF4142 domain-containing protein, with protein sequence MKRTLSGIALAVSLFTGGAALAQSGASATPSSTMKPTTPQKGMAEYRGFMAPTDEKALLERLHYANQQEIQAGQLAQKNSQNAEVRSFGEMMVKDHTAMDQKLMAYAKGKGMTLTDMPKAMNDVEKKMMAQDKATGEALAVLQGMPFDSCYMAAQVAGHDAVLGKVLAAKQGMPSASPELTAMFTELIQKVPAHREQAWQILGKLDDGMGVGGSGTSHTGMPGNKDHAGHGEMGTKKN encoded by the coding sequence ATGAAGCGAACCCTCTCCGGCATTGCCCTCGCAGTCTCGCTCTTCACCGGTGGCGCGGCGCTGGCCCAGAGCGGCGCATCCGCGACGCCCTCCTCCACCATGAAGCCCACCACGCCCCAGAAGGGCATGGCCGAGTACCGCGGCTTCATGGCCCCCACCGACGAGAAGGCCCTGCTGGAGCGGCTGCACTACGCCAACCAGCAGGAAATCCAGGCGGGCCAGCTCGCGCAGAAGAACTCGCAGAACGCCGAGGTGCGCTCCTTTGGCGAGATGATGGTGAAGGACCACACCGCCATGGACCAGAAGCTCATGGCCTATGCGAAGGGCAAGGGCATGACGCTCACCGACATGCCCAAGGCCATGAATGACGTGGAGAAGAAGATGATGGCCCAGGACAAGGCCACGGGGGAGGCGCTCGCCGTGCTCCAGGGAATGCCCTTCGACTCCTGTTACATGGCGGCCCAGGTGGCGGGCCATGACGCCGTGCTCGGCAAGGTGCTCGCCGCGAAGCAGGGCATGCCCTCCGCCAGCCCCGAGCTGACGGCGATGTTCACCGAGCTCATCCAGAAGGTCCCCGCCCACCGCGAGCAGGCCTGGCAGATTCTGGGCAAGCTGGATGACGGCATGGGCGTGGGCGGCTCCGGCACTTCACACACGGGCATGCCGGGCAACAAGGACCACGCGGGCCACGGCGAAATGGGGACGAAGAAGAACTAG
- a CDS encoding dipeptidase, translating into MNRRLPRLLTALPVSAALVAPPVLACTSMLVNKGATADGATLMTYAADAHELYGELYHTPARRHAAGAQRDIIEWDTGKHLGRIPEAAVTYSVVGNMNEHQLSIGESTFGGRKELEGPAGIVDYGSLIYIALERAKTAREAIQVMTTLVAEHGYASSGESFSIADPKEAWLLEMIGKGTGQKGAVWVARKLPEGHITAHANQARIEQFPMNDAENVLFSKDVIAFAREKGWFKGADKDFSFAETYNPLDFGGQRFSEARVWSIFRRAAPSRNFGPEYADGSAPNKRLPLWVKPDKKLSVQDVMSLMRDHFDGTPLDMTKDVGAGPYALPYRWRPMTWEVDGKKYVHERAISTQQTGFSFVAQMRASMPAPIGGVLWFGVDDTSMTVYTPMYAGIREVPRNFAQGVASRGSFSWDSSFWVFNWVSNQAYARWNDMSVDVHKEQGALEGQFLADQADIERTALEHYKRSPEEARRYLTEYSLSQGEKVHARWRKLGETLLVKYIDGNVRDEQGKVNHPKYPESWYRRIAQERGKSIQMPPEPEEPKPAAPPAPANKAPPAPAAPKPTVAPAP; encoded by the coding sequence ATGAACCGACGACTGCCCCGACTGCTCACCGCGCTGCCCGTGTCGGCCGCGCTGGTCGCTCCGCCCGTGCTCGCGTGTACCAGCATGCTGGTCAACAAGGGGGCCACGGCGGACGGCGCCACCCTGATGACCTACGCCGCGGACGCCCACGAGCTCTACGGCGAGCTGTACCACACGCCCGCCCGCCGCCACGCCGCGGGCGCCCAGCGCGACATCATCGAGTGGGACACCGGCAAGCACCTGGGGCGCATCCCCGAGGCCGCGGTGACGTACTCCGTCGTCGGCAACATGAACGAGCACCAGCTGTCCATCGGCGAGTCCACCTTCGGTGGCCGCAAGGAGCTGGAGGGCCCCGCCGGCATCGTCGACTACGGCTCGCTCATCTACATCGCGCTCGAGCGCGCGAAGACGGCGCGCGAGGCCATCCAGGTCATGACCACGCTGGTGGCCGAGCACGGCTACGCGTCCAGCGGCGAGTCCTTCTCCATCGCCGACCCCAAGGAGGCGTGGCTCCTGGAGATGATTGGCAAGGGCACGGGCCAGAAGGGCGCCGTGTGGGTGGCGCGCAAGCTGCCCGAGGGCCACATCACCGCGCACGCCAACCAGGCGCGCATCGAGCAGTTCCCGATGAACGACGCGGAGAACGTGCTCTTCTCCAAGGACGTCATCGCCTTCGCGCGCGAGAAGGGCTGGTTCAAGGGCGCGGACAAGGACTTCAGCTTCGCGGAGACCTACAACCCGCTCGACTTCGGCGGGCAGCGCTTCTCCGAGGCGCGCGTGTGGAGCATCTTCCGGCGCGCCGCCCCGTCGAGGAACTTCGGACCGGAGTACGCGGACGGCTCGGCCCCCAACAAGCGGCTGCCGCTGTGGGTGAAGCCCGACAAGAAGCTGTCCGTGCAGGACGTGATGTCGCTCATGCGCGACCACTTCGACGGCACGCCGCTCGACATGACGAAGGACGTGGGCGCGGGCCCCTACGCGCTGCCGTACCGGTGGCGGCCGATGACGTGGGAGGTGGACGGCAAGAAGTACGTGCACGAGCGCGCCATCTCCACCCAGCAGACGGGCTTCTCCTTCGTCGCCCAGATGCGCGCCTCCATGCCCGCCCCCATCGGCGGCGTGCTCTGGTTCGGCGTGGATGACACGTCGATGACGGTCTACACGCCCATGTACGCGGGCATCCGCGAGGTGCCGCGCAACTTCGCCCAGGGCGTGGCCAGCCGGGGCAGCTTCTCCTGGGACTCGTCCTTCTGGGTGTTCAACTGGGTGTCCAACCAGGCCTACGCGCGCTGGAACGACATGTCCGTGGACGTGCACAAGGAGCAGGGCGCGCTGGAGGGACAGTTCCTCGCGGACCAGGCCGACATCGAGCGCACCGCGCTGGAGCACTACAAGCGCAGCCCCGAGGAGGCGCGGCGCTACCTCACCGAGTACTCGCTCAGCCAGGGCGAGAAGGTCCACGCGCGCTGGAGGAAGCTCGGCGAGACGCTGCTCGTGAAGTACATCGACGGCAACGTCCGCGACGAGCAGGGCAAGGTGAACCACCCCAAGTACCCGGAGAGCTGGTATCGGCGCATCGCCCAGGAGCGCGGCAAGAGCATCCAGATGCCGCCCGAGCCCGAGGAGCCCAAGCCCGCCGCTCCCCCCGCCCCCGCCAACAAGGCGCCCCCCGCCCCCGCCGCCCCCAAGCCCACCGTGGCCCCCGCGCCCTGA
- a CDS encoding DUF4175 family protein: MNLDTPQSPGPELPPPPPPPPSAPASRGRRSRGEGVQGLLASVRQRQRRYLWLQGTALGFGAACLLWVGGGLLGLWAPRLGGSLLGLALPVGVALACVFGLWLARRRVGDDTLTARLVGQRRPELSLDVLAAVELMREDGAHANGSPELAQAFLQQMDTRVRTVDARSVVDPRPAQRTALAACGVLLLLALVMGLFGEKWAAGVKRVLATATTPEAKAQVEPITGDIELTYRYPAYTGLSQRTVPGTDGAVSAPAGTEIQLKTRSDRPVERAELVINGEALPLQVTGNRDLTGTFVAKQGGHYHFAFYGSRQKPIAVGPDIPLTVEADKAPQVSLLTPAAELEVDPGQKVTLKYEATDDYGLSGLSLVFRTPGAQQDTRVPLRREDGRKSRDTYTWDLGSLKVDAGDRITYFVEAQDNDAVEGPKKGVSRTHVLRIYSAAEHHRAALEKAEQLWGRMVDHLADRLEGPDRAKQKDAQAIAAAGAVDTSGQQLITDMRTLAQTLARERDVPADLVGALSNISESLGSHINGTADFRRLFLRTQRSRGEDWGTGNRLTAVVTEEIAELEKDILYLEALLDRQKLEALQEMAKQLAGERRELSRLIEDFKANPDEAARQAVMEQIQQLKARIQELMQRMAEMRKGIRDEHLNAEALSEMMKEQDLQSALDDVEKLMREGKTDEALAKLQELGMQMDEMLKGLDDANEEFGGEQYPELAEKFGKFMEELKSTVDEQQRVAEQTRQLRDQARAQNKEKLSQRGEAIKDELMRKVQQAQQSYDKLNPEHLNSRAARPLEEAQSELSNVENALKVNDFDLAAEAAARAEDAARQLAGMGEQQKQLDEMFGNPPEVRQQSSELAQRLDRDARNVQDVNRQLQNLFPPPGSQLSQQEKQQLQQLAQQQQQLEQRAQGLRQQMEEMEQTAPLFGEEAAQQMEGVGQRMGEAAQRMQGKDPGRGYGEQQAALEGLKQFQQQMQQGQKGRKGGLPLPGGMSGRKQGQSGRDPKDQVELPDEDAFQAPKEFRKDLLDAMKQGAPEKYREQVKRYYEELVK; this comes from the coding sequence GTGAATCTCGACACCCCGCAGAGCCCAGGCCCCGAGCTGCCGCCCCCGCCACCTCCCCCTCCGTCCGCCCCCGCGTCGCGGGGCCGGCGCTCGCGAGGCGAAGGTGTGCAGGGGCTGCTGGCCTCCGTGCGCCAGCGCCAGCGGCGCTACCTGTGGCTCCAGGGCACCGCGCTGGGCTTCGGCGCCGCGTGCCTGTTGTGGGTGGGCGGTGGCCTGCTGGGCCTGTGGGCGCCGCGCCTGGGCGGCAGCCTGCTGGGCCTGGCGCTGCCGGTGGGCGTGGCGCTGGCGTGTGTCTTCGGGCTGTGGCTCGCGCGCCGCCGCGTGGGGGATGACACGCTCACCGCGCGGCTCGTCGGACAGCGCCGGCCGGAGCTGTCCTTGGACGTGCTCGCCGCCGTGGAGCTGATGCGCGAGGACGGCGCGCACGCCAACGGCTCGCCGGAGCTGGCCCAGGCCTTCCTCCAGCAGATGGACACGCGCGTGCGCACCGTGGACGCGCGCTCCGTCGTCGACCCGCGCCCCGCGCAGCGCACCGCCCTGGCCGCCTGCGGCGTGCTGCTCCTGCTCGCGCTGGTGATGGGCCTGTTCGGCGAGAAGTGGGCCGCGGGCGTCAAGCGCGTGCTCGCCACGGCCACGACGCCCGAGGCCAAGGCCCAGGTGGAGCCCATCACCGGCGACATCGAGCTGACGTACCGCTACCCCGCTTACACCGGCCTGTCCCAGCGCACCGTCCCCGGCACCGACGGCGCGGTGAGCGCCCCGGCCGGCACGGAGATTCAACTCAAGACGCGCTCGGACCGCCCCGTGGAGCGCGCGGAGCTGGTCATCAACGGCGAGGCCCTGCCGCTCCAGGTGACGGGCAACCGGGATTTGACGGGCACCTTCGTCGCGAAGCAGGGCGGCCACTACCACTTCGCCTTCTACGGCTCGCGCCAGAAGCCCATCGCCGTGGGCCCCGACATCCCCCTCACCGTGGAGGCGGACAAGGCGCCGCAGGTCTCGCTCCTGACGCCCGCCGCGGAGCTGGAGGTGGACCCCGGCCAGAAGGTGACGCTCAAGTACGAGGCCACCGACGACTACGGCCTGTCCGGCCTGTCGCTCGTCTTCCGCACGCCCGGCGCGCAGCAGGACACGCGCGTGCCGCTGCGGCGCGAGGATGGCCGGAAGAGCCGCGACACGTACACGTGGGATTTGGGCTCGCTCAAGGTCGACGCGGGCGACCGGATCACCTACTTCGTGGAGGCGCAGGACAACGACGCGGTGGAGGGCCCCAAGAAGGGCGTCAGCCGCACGCACGTGCTGCGCATCTACTCCGCCGCCGAGCACCACCGCGCCGCGCTGGAGAAGGCCGAGCAGCTCTGGGGCCGCATGGTGGACCACCTGGCGGACCGCCTGGAGGGGCCCGACCGCGCGAAGCAGAAGGACGCGCAGGCCATCGCCGCCGCGGGCGCGGTGGACACCAGCGGCCAGCAGCTCATCACCGACATGCGCACCCTGGCGCAGACGCTGGCGCGCGAGCGCGACGTGCCCGCGGACCTGGTCGGCGCGCTGTCCAACATCTCCGAGTCCCTGGGCAGCCACATCAACGGCACCGCGGACTTCCGCCGCCTGTTCCTGCGCACCCAGCGCTCGCGCGGCGAGGACTGGGGCACCGGCAACCGCCTCACCGCCGTGGTGACGGAGGAGATTGCCGAGCTGGAGAAGGACATCCTCTACCTGGAGGCGCTCCTGGACCGGCAGAAGCTGGAGGCGCTGCAGGAGATGGCCAAGCAGCTGGCCGGCGAGCGCCGCGAGCTGTCGCGCCTGATTGAGGACTTCAAGGCCAACCCGGACGAGGCCGCGCGCCAGGCGGTGATGGAGCAGATTCAGCAGCTCAAGGCGCGCATCCAGGAACTGATGCAGCGCATGGCGGAGATGCGCAAGGGCATCCGCGACGAGCACCTCAACGCCGAGGCCCTGTCGGAGATGATGAAGGAGCAGGACCTGCAGTCCGCCCTGGACGACGTCGAGAAGCTGATGCGCGAGGGCAAGACGGACGAGGCGCTCGCGAAGCTGCAGGAGCTGGGCATGCAGATGGACGAGATGCTCAAGGGCCTGGACGACGCCAACGAGGAGTTCGGCGGCGAGCAGTACCCGGAGCTGGCCGAGAAGTTCGGCAAGTTCATGGAGGAGCTCAAGAGCACCGTGGACGAGCAGCAGCGCGTGGCGGAGCAGACGCGCCAGCTGCGCGACCAGGCCCGGGCGCAGAACAAGGAGAAGCTCTCCCAGCGCGGCGAGGCCATCAAGGACGAGCTGATGCGCAAGGTGCAGCAGGCCCAGCAGAGCTACGACAAGCTCAACCCCGAGCACCTCAACAGCCGCGCCGCGCGCCCGCTGGAAGAGGCCCAGTCGGAGCTGTCCAACGTGGAGAACGCGCTGAAGGTGAACGACTTCGACCTGGCCGCCGAGGCCGCCGCCCGCGCCGAGGACGCGGCCCGGCAGCTGGCCGGCATGGGCGAGCAGCAGAAGCAGCTCGACGAGATGTTCGGCAACCCGCCCGAGGTGCGCCAGCAGTCCTCGGAGCTCGCGCAGCGCCTGGACCGCGACGCGCGCAACGTGCAGGACGTCAATCGCCAGCTCCAGAACCTCTTCCCGCCCCCCGGCTCGCAGCTGTCCCAGCAGGAGAAGCAGCAGTTGCAGCAGCTCGCCCAGCAGCAGCAGCAGCTGGAGCAGCGCGCGCAGGGGCTGCGCCAGCAGATGGAGGAGATGGAGCAGACCGCGCCCCTGTTCGGCGAGGAGGCCGCGCAGCAGATGGAGGGCGTGGGCCAGCGCATGGGTGAGGCCGCCCAGCGCATGCAGGGCAAGGACCCGGGCCGGGGCTACGGCGAGCAGCAGGCGGCGCTCGAGGGCCTCAAGCAGTTCCAGCAGCAGATGCAGCAGGGCCAGAAGGGCAGGAAGGGCGGGCTGCCGCTGCCGGGCGGCATGAGCGGGCGCAAGCAGGGCCAGTCGGGACGAGACCCCAAGGACCAGGTGGAGCTGCCCGACGAGGACGCCTTCCAGGCGCCCAAGGAGTTCCGCAAGGACCTCCTGGACGCGATGAAGCAGGGCGCGCCGGAGAAGTACCGCGAGCAGGTGAAGCGCTACTACGAGGAGCTGGTGAAGTGA
- a CDS encoding peptidase MA family metallohydrolase, giving the protein MNRWGALVLALGLCAATPAFAQDASLKDEVKTRLGQVESSLDDWDVPGARRELSEVEALIPADVEPLKYYQGRVAFEEGRYDDAVGLLEGANIEDKPGSYLRLAKDTRDIVKNHQRAESEHFIFLYPKGKEAVLVPYALETLEAIHRAMAEDLGWTPPGGKIRVEVVNNARELAKVSTLTEKQIRTTGTIAICKFNKLMVTSPKAVAQGYDWQDTLAHEYIHLVVSQMSRNTVPIWLHEGLAKFLESRWRGKAGLAMTPSTQALLGKRVKADKLIPFEKMHPSIALLPTAEDAATAFAEVFYAIDYVHQSKGAAGLRAVVQGLKAGQSDKKAVETAMGMPFGLFEKAWLSHIKKQPFPMELVPRDDRVVLKEDAKGKVKEDGEKKGREISFGDFNEVQEVPARKFAHLGELLRERNRVKAAAEEYAKAHKLVGDKYESVSNKYALTLLELKRLDEAENVLRGSLRVHPGAPATNVHLGRILLHRKDYPKSKTAYLEALASDPFDPEIHVALTRIHGALGETELATRAKTATAVLTGLKPAEVEELSRRFLQEEAELSGTSVPASGGEAPKAPAASTPDAGR; this is encoded by the coding sequence ATGAATCGCTGGGGAGCGCTGGTGCTCGCGCTGGGCCTGTGCGCGGCCACGCCCGCCTTCGCGCAGGACGCCTCGCTCAAGGACGAGGTGAAGACGCGCCTGGGCCAGGTGGAGTCCTCGCTGGATGACTGGGACGTGCCAGGCGCGCGGCGTGAGCTCTCCGAGGTGGAGGCGCTGATTCCCGCCGACGTGGAGCCCCTGAAGTACTACCAGGGCCGCGTGGCCTTCGAGGAGGGCCGCTACGACGACGCGGTGGGCCTGTTGGAAGGCGCCAACATCGAGGACAAGCCGGGCAGCTACCTGCGGCTGGCCAAGGACACGCGCGACATCGTCAAGAACCACCAGCGCGCGGAGAGCGAGCACTTCATCTTCCTCTACCCCAAGGGGAAGGAGGCGGTGCTGGTGCCGTACGCGCTGGAGACGCTCGAGGCCATCCACCGCGCCATGGCGGAGGACCTGGGCTGGACGCCTCCGGGCGGCAAGATTCGCGTGGAGGTGGTGAACAACGCGCGCGAGCTGGCCAAGGTCAGCACGCTCACGGAGAAGCAGATTCGCACCACCGGCACCATCGCCATCTGCAAGTTCAACAAGCTGATGGTGACCAGCCCCAAGGCGGTGGCGCAGGGCTACGACTGGCAGGACACGCTGGCGCACGAGTACATCCACCTGGTGGTCAGCCAGATGAGCCGCAACACGGTGCCCATCTGGTTGCACGAGGGCCTGGCCAAGTTCCTGGAGTCGCGCTGGCGCGGCAAGGCGGGCCTGGCGATGACGCCCTCCACGCAGGCCCTGCTCGGCAAGCGCGTGAAGGCGGACAAGCTCATCCCGTTCGAGAAGATGCACCCGTCCATCGCGCTGCTCCCCACGGCGGAGGACGCGGCCACGGCCTTCGCGGAGGTGTTCTACGCCATCGACTACGTGCACCAGTCCAAGGGCGCCGCGGGCCTGCGCGCCGTGGTGCAGGGGCTCAAGGCCGGGCAGTCCGACAAGAAGGCGGTGGAGACGGCCATGGGCATGCCCTTCGGCCTGTTCGAGAAGGCCTGGCTCTCCCACATCAAGAAGCAGCCCTTCCCCATGGAGCTGGTGCCGCGCGACGACCGCGTGGTGCTGAAGGAGGACGCCAAGGGCAAGGTGAAGGAGGACGGCGAGAAGAAGGGCCGTGAAATCTCCTTCGGCGACTTCAACGAGGTGCAGGAGGTGCCCGCGCGCAAGTTCGCGCACCTGGGGGAGCTGTTGCGCGAGCGCAACCGGGTGAAGGCCGCCGCCGAGGAGTACGCCAAGGCGCACAAGCTGGTGGGCGACAAGTACGAGTCCGTCTCCAACAAGTACGCGCTGACGCTCTTGGAGCTCAAGCGCCTGGACGAGGCGGAGAACGTGCTGCGCGGAAGCCTCCGTGTGCACCCCGGCGCGCCCGCCACCAACGTGCACCTGGGCCGCATCCTCCTGCACCGCAAGGACTACCCGAAGTCGAAGACGGCGTACCTGGAGGCGCTCGCGTCGGACCCGTTCGACCCGGAGATCCACGTGGCGCTGACGCGCATCCACGGCGCGCTCGGCGAGACGGAGCTGGCGACGCGCGCGAAGACGGCGACGGCGGTGCTCACGGGCCTGAAGCCCGCCGAGGTGGAGGAGCTGTCGCGCAGGTTCCTCCAGGAGGAGGCGGAGCTGTCCGGCACCAGCGTCCCCGCGTCCGGAGGCGAGGCGCCCAAGGCTCCCGCGGCCAGCACGCCCGACGCCGGCCGCTGA
- a CDS encoding S9 family peptidase, translating into MPLSLVAALALAATPAPAKPQPFNHHDMISMRRLSNPRVSPDGTQVAYVLRSTDLEANRGRTDLWLVGVDGSAPRQLTSHPDADSDPTWAPDGKSLFFLSSRGGSSQVWRLPIDGGEPTQVTKLPLDVGTFRLSPDGARLAVSMEVFPDCAGLDCNTQREAERSKRKATGRSYDKLFARHWDTWKDGRRSHLFVVPVAGGTPVDLMKGMDADGPTKPFGGPEEYTFTPDGKSVVFTARDVGRTESWSTDLDLFVSPIDAKAKPRKLTEKNRATDTSPVFSPDGKSLAYLAMSRPGYEADRYRVIVRAWPGGQERVLAEEWDRSAGGLAWSPDSKTLFATAGHIGQQPLFALDVATGQVKQLTKDGTDDSPQPAAGNRLVYVHDDLDSPADLFVMNQDGTGAKQLTQVNQDTLARVRFGAFEQFEFPGWNNETVRAYVVKPVDFDPKRQYPLAFLIHGGPQGSFGNHFHYRWNPQVYAGRGYVAVMVDFHGSTGYGQAFTDAIRDDWGGKPLEDLQKGLAAALQRYPFISKEKKCALGASYGGYMINWIAGNWADGFKCLVNHDGILDERMGYFDTEELWFPEWEHKGTPWDNPEGYRKHSPIEHVGKWKTPMMVIHGGQDFRVVETQGLGTFTALQRRGIPSKLLYFPEENHWVLRPANSLQWHDEVLGWLDQWTRN; encoded by the coding sequence TTGCCGCTGTCGCTTGTCGCGGCCCTGGCCCTCGCCGCCACCCCGGCGCCGGCCAAGCCCCAGCCGTTCAACCACCACGACATGATTTCGATGCGCCGGCTGAGCAACCCGCGCGTCTCTCCCGATGGGACCCAGGTCGCCTACGTCCTGCGCTCCACGGATTTGGAGGCCAACCGCGGCCGCACGGACTTGTGGCTCGTCGGCGTCGACGGGAGCGCCCCGCGCCAGCTCACCTCGCACCCGGACGCGGACTCGGACCCCACCTGGGCCCCGGACGGCAAGAGCCTCTTCTTCCTGTCCTCGCGCGGCGGCTCCTCCCAGGTGTGGCGCCTGCCCATCGACGGCGGCGAGCCCACCCAGGTGACCAAGCTCCCCCTGGACGTCGGCACCTTCCGCCTGTCCCCGGACGGCGCGCGGCTGGCCGTGTCCATGGAGGTGTTCCCCGACTGCGCTGGTCTCGACTGCAACACCCAGCGCGAGGCGGAGCGCTCCAAGCGCAAGGCCACCGGCCGCAGCTACGACAAGCTCTTCGCGCGTCACTGGGACACGTGGAAGGACGGCCGTCGCTCGCACCTCTTCGTCGTCCCCGTGGCCGGCGGCACGCCCGTGGACCTGATGAAGGGCATGGACGCGGACGGCCCCACCAAGCCCTTCGGCGGCCCGGAGGAGTACACCTTCACCCCCGACGGCAAGAGCGTCGTCTTCACCGCGCGCGACGTGGGCCGCACCGAGTCCTGGTCCACGGACCTGGACCTCTTCGTCTCGCCCATCGACGCGAAGGCCAAGCCCCGCAAGCTCACCGAGAAGAACCGCGCCACGGACACCAGCCCCGTCTTCAGTCCGGACGGCAAGTCGCTCGCGTACCTGGCCATGTCCCGCCCCGGCTACGAGGCGGACCGCTACCGCGTCATCGTGCGCGCGTGGCCCGGCGGCCAGGAGCGCGTGCTCGCCGAGGAGTGGGACCGCTCCGCCGGCGGCCTCGCCTGGAGCCCCGACAGCAAGACGCTGTTCGCCACCGCCGGCCACATCGGCCAGCAGCCCCTGTTCGCCCTCGACGTGGCCACGGGCCAGGTGAAGCAGCTGACGAAGGACGGCACGGACGACTCGCCGCAGCCGGCCGCCGGCAACCGCCTGGTCTACGTGCACGATGACCTGGACTCGCCCGCGGACCTGTTCGTCATGAACCAGGACGGCACGGGCGCAAAGCAGCTCACCCAGGTGAACCAGGACACGCTCGCGCGCGTGCGCTTCGGCGCCTTCGAGCAGTTCGAGTTCCCGGGCTGGAACAACGAGACGGTGCGCGCCTACGTGGTGAAGCCGGTCGACTTCGACCCGAAGCGCCAGTACCCGCTGGCCTTCCTCATCCACGGCGGACCGCAGGGCTCGTTCGGCAATCACTTCCACTACCGATGGAACCCGCAGGTGTACGCGGGCCGCGGCTACGTGGCCGTCATGGTCGACTTCCACGGCTCCACCGGCTACGGGCAGGCCTTCACCGACGCCATCCGCGATGACTGGGGCGGCAAGCCGCTCGAGGACTTGCAGAAGGGCCTGGCCGCCGCGCTGCAGCGCTACCCCTTCATCTCCAAGGAGAAGAAGTGCGCGCTGGGCGCCAGCTACGGCGGGTACATGATCAACTGGATTGCCGGCAACTGGGCGGACGGCTTCAAGTGCCTGGTCAACCACGACGGCATCCTCGACGAGCGCATGGGCTACTTCGACACCGAGGAGCTGTGGTTCCCGGAGTGGGAGCACAAGGGCACGCCCTGGGACAACCCGGAGGGCTACCGCAAGCACAGCCCCATCGAGCACGTGGGCAAGTGGAAGACGCCGATGATGGTGATTCACGGCGGCCAGGACTTCCGCGTGGTGGAGACGCAGGGCCTGGGCACCTTCACCGCGCTCCAGCGCCGGGGCATCCCCTCCAAGCTGCTCTACTTCCCGGAGGAGAACCACTGGGTGCTGCGCCCCGCCAACAGCCTGCAGTGGCACGACGAGGTGCTCGGCTGGCTGGACCAGTGGACGCGTAACTAG
- a CDS encoding ComEA family DNA-binding protein: protein MRAAWAVLLWGLWVGWPGAAEAARARHQFTGVVNLNEASASQLDLLPGVGEKAAQRIIQHREKRRFQRVEELVRVKGFGKKKFLKLKPHLALDGPTTLRVEQVLMPADGKEGVATNN, encoded by the coding sequence GTGAGGGCCGCGTGGGCCGTGCTGCTGTGGGGCCTGTGGGTGGGGTGGCCCGGCGCGGCGGAGGCGGCGCGAGCACGCCACCAGTTCACGGGCGTGGTGAACCTCAACGAGGCCTCGGCCTCACAGCTCGACCTGCTCCCGGGCGTCGGTGAGAAGGCGGCGCAGCGCATCATCCAGCATCGGGAGAAACGCCGCTTCCAACGCGTGGAGGAGCTCGTGCGGGTGAAGGGCTTCGGCAAGAAGAAGTTCCTCAAGCTCAAGCCCCACCTCGCGCTCGACGGCCCCACCACCCTGAGGGTGGAGCAGGTCCTCATGCCCGCTGACGGAAAGGAGGGGGTCGCCACGAACAACTGA
- a CDS encoding MarR family winged helix-turn-helix transcriptional regulator translates to MKDTANGEPDPHEGERLKGPPLGEVLEFMRLLWAVDHGLQSTSKRMESTLGLTGPQRLVIRLVGRFPGITAGTLAQILHVHPSTLTGVLKRLEKRSLLERKSDPLDGRKALFALTEAGRSLDIPSEGTVESAVQRVLGRLSRSRILATQDVLTALAQELGGLQPSEVEMGMDEARKDELRK, encoded by the coding sequence ATGAAGGACACGGCCAACGGAGAACCGGACCCCCACGAAGGCGAGCGGCTCAAAGGGCCGCCCCTCGGAGAGGTGCTCGAGTTCATGCGCCTGTTGTGGGCCGTGGACCACGGGCTCCAGTCCACCTCGAAGCGGATGGAGTCGACGCTGGGCCTGACGGGTCCGCAGCGGCTGGTCATCCGGCTGGTGGGCCGCTTCCCTGGCATCACCGCGGGAACGCTCGCGCAGATTCTCCACGTCCACCCCAGCACGCTGACGGGTGTGCTCAAGCGGCTGGAGAAGCGCAGCCTGCTGGAGCGCAAGTCGGATCCGCTCGACGGGCGCAAGGCGCTGTTCGCGCTGACCGAGGCGGGCCGCTCGCTCGACATCCCTTCCGAGGGCACCGTCGAGTCCGCGGTGCAGCGGGTGCTCGGGCGGCTGTCGCGCTCCCGCATCCTCGCCACCCAGGACGTGCTCACCGCGCTCGCCCAGGAGTTGGGCGGACTGCAGCCGTCCGAGGTGGAGATGGGCATGGACGAGGCGCGCAAGGACGAGCTGCGCAAGTAG